In the Octopus bimaculoides isolate UCB-OBI-ISO-001 chromosome 7, ASM119413v2, whole genome shotgun sequence genome, ATAATCTTCGTTACACTTGGGATAGTAGCCTCAATTATAGCAAAACATATCAAACGATTAGTGATTACAAGACAAACGCAAACAAAATAGGCTGACTATAAAAGAATGAtggtagaaaaataaaatgttgcaTGTGTTCAAATTTTCTTATCAATAACTGGTTGCTTCTTTCCAGGTAAATTCACATTTGactattcaaaaaaaaaatcaagtgtcCCTAGTAGCCACGTCtcttgaaaattgacaaaatttggcatcatggtgttatcaagtacttgcaaaaaaaaaaaggtgtatccGCTAAGGTGATTCATGCTGACGTGGTTGTTGCATTAGGAAAtgacagtgcaaaagtgggcagctgaatttagaagAGGAAATGGAAGTTCTGAAGATGACTCAAGATCTGGATGTTCTACAACTGTCATCACCATGGAAAACTTTGATCGTGTTcatcacatggtgatggatgacaggcgattggaTATAAATGAAATAACCAATGCTATAAGCATATTCCGtgagagagttgaaaatattcaGTACAATGAACTTGgaatgacgaaggtttctgctcagtgggCGCCATATCTTCTGGCACCGGATCAAAAGCACATAAAGCTGATCGCATCACGGGAAAAtctggtatttttcgatgttgttgttattgttgttgttgttattattattattattattattattcagatcactgcttggaatcgaactcggaatcttgggcccgcgctcttaaccactgcgctATATGTTactgggcaattatggagtgaattttagggattataaatctaatattttcctatccttccttaataccggttcccatatgctacttatatctgcactcagtctgcttagaaGATCGTTGTGCCCTAGCATATGTGctacttttttttagttttcgtatattccagtggtgttctctgtctattattttaatttcaccccacaggggaaggtggtcaccatttttccatacatgggttcgattccaggcagtgacctgaataataataataataataataataataataataataataataataataataataataataataacaataataataataatactaatattggctgctcaagatcaAAGCTTATTAACCNNNNNNNNNNNNNNNNNNNNNNNNNNNNNNNNNNNNNNNNNNNNNNNNNNNNNNNNNNNNNNNNNNNNNNNNNNNNNNNNNNNNNNNNNNNNNNNNNNNNNNNNNNNNNNNNNNNNNNNNNNNNNNNNNNNNNNNNNNNNNNNNNNNNNNNNNNNNNNNNNNNNNNNNNNNNNNNNNNNNNNNNNNNNNNNNNNNNNNNNNNNNNNNNNNNNNNNNNNNNNNNNNNNNNNNNNNNNNNNNNNNNNNNNNNNNNNNNNNNNNNNNNNNNNNNNNNNNNNNNNNNNNNNNNNNNNNNNNNNNNNNNNNNNNNNNNNNNNNNNNNNNNNNNNNNNNNNNNNNNNNNNNNNNNNNNNNNNNNNNNNNNNNNNNNNNNNNNNNNNNNNNNNNNNNNNNNNNNNNNNNNNNNNNNNNNNNNNNNNNNNNNNNNNNNNNNNNNNNNNNNNNNNNNNNNNNNNNNNNNNNNNNNNNNNNNNNNNNNNNNNNNNNNNNNNNNNNNNNNNNNNNNNNNNNNNNNNNNNNNNNNNNNNNNNNNNNNNNNNNNNNNNNNNNNNNNNNNNNNNNNNNNNNNNNNNNNNNNNNNNNNNNNNNNNNNNNNNNNNNNNNNNNNNNNNNNNNNNNNNNNNNNNNNNNNNNNNNNNNNNNNNNNNNNNNNNNNNNNNNNNNNNNNNNNNNNNNNNNNNNNNNNNNNNNNNNNNNNNNNNNNNNNNNNNNNNNNNNNNNNNNNNNNNNNNNNNNNNNNNNNNNNNNNNNNNNNNNNNNNNNNNNNNNNNNNNNNNNNNNNNNNNNNNNNNNNNNNNNNNNNNNNNNNNNNNNNNNNNNNNNNNNNNNNNNNNNNNNNNNNNNNNNNNNNNNNNNNNNNNNNNNNNNNNNNNNNNNNNNNNNNNNNNNNNNNNNNNNNNNNNNNNNgaaagaagaaaaaagaacaacaacaacataataataataataataataataataataataataataataataataataacatcgaaaaataccttaggaatgagaacccagtttcgaaatttccccaagacgcctgatgaaggctctagggtatatcagccgaaacgttgtgttaacaacaaacatgatgaggacaaatatccgtcaaatgtaaataatgtaaataatgtacataattcctcatctcttaaatatagaactgtaaaagcaTTCCTGTCATGACCATTCTTTTTCCCAATCTGCAAGAAAATCACatcatccaattttttttttttactaagatgTGAATGTGTGATTCGAGATGATTTCggtgctatttctagccgttCGAGCCACCAACTAGAGGCTCCGTTATTGGCTAGGGATCTCTAGAAGTAGGAGTGGCAACATTCTTGTTTCCACCGACATTACCCTCACCATCAGACAATACAAACTCTCAACTAACACCGTTTCAACTGACAGCCATACAATAAGTCAGAATCGGAATAGCAATTTATTCTTTAGCATCGAAGAAAACCCATTAGGATGGCTTCTACGTCTTCCTTTGAACTATTAAAAATAGGAATTAAATCTCCAAGAAATGACCCTCTGCTGCATAAATTAAGGATAtgacacgttggataatgtagccTTACGTAACCCTTGAAAATGGACCAGTGTCATGGCACAAGAATATTAAACACAAGAATATTGAAAGCTTAAAGAGACGGAATTAGAGAGTTAACTGTGAGATAACGGAGCGGGCAATAAAACTATATGGTCGCtttctttaaaaagataaataagcgTAGATTCAGCATGAGCATACATATAGCAAATAACTGACAAGATAGTGAGCTAGTAGTGATTTCGGAAGTGACTCTTAGGGAAAGCAAATTATCCGAGCATAGCGATTGGAATGGCCCTTGACCATTTTATTGATGCGAAAGAAGATGATTACGTAGACCGAGATACAGTCGGTGCTCTTAGAAATGGAAAAGTAAAAGACGTTCTATGAATACGAGCGGGGGTGGGGTGAGATTTAACGAAATATCACCAAGACTTTATATAGTGTTCTAAGGACCGTAGCAGTCTGCTGCGACTCTCAACAGAAGTTcttaaatacaaatgaaaaacaaaataaacacactgAAATCACTGAGTGGTAGACCATGAGCAAATTGCTTCTTTTTGGTTTCTACATACTAGAATTGTTCACTTTTGAGTCGCAGGCGTCTATCACAACTATCACAAGCAGTAATGAAATTGGAATATTTCCACCCGTTTGAACCAGAGTGAATTGGTACTAACAAGAAATGGCGAGAACAAGTGTGGCATGAAACAATTCTAATGCAAATGAAAAGATTTTGGTCAAAGTACTCATAAAAATGTAGGCGTTGatgattagttttttttttttttcgctggcATAGCAGTGACTTGTGCAAATTACTGAAGATGTTGTAGCCAAGGGAAACTATCTTATGCAATACTTTATAGAGAGAGGTTTTAATAATTCTATCTTCGGAGAGATCGGATTATAACAAAAGATCTTCCTTGACACTAAAACTTTTAGCAGGATCAATCGTCGTTGGGTAACGAAATGTACTCAGTGGTTAGTAATAGACCCTACCCAAAGAGTTTTTATTCATGTGTTCGCTTTGTCAGTTGAGCACCTTCTTATGGCTCCGGTACATTTTGGCAACTATTCTTACCGGAGTTAATTATCGTAAGAATCTTTCTTATCGAACTAGGACACATGAGAGGTGTATCATTTTATACGAGCGTAGTCAAGGTATAGGACACTTCAGAAAAAGAGTTGGTCGGCACCATACTCAAGAAATACGATCTGTTATCAAATTCCTCATTAATTAAGACAAGCTAGTTTGCAGTTTAGGATAGGCTTATGTCGCCTTGTTTCTACTGTGCACCACGTCAGTGAAGATACTTCTGTTCTGGTTCGTTCCATACTTCCAGGTAGATtggtagttaaatatatataattttttttattttgaaaaaagtgTCGCCCTAAGCCAGAAATAGCCTCGGACGAGTAGTAATGCGAACTTGCGCCTTCCATCTTGACTATGATAGCAAACCTCTGCTAAGTAAAATTTTATGCAATTCTAAGCAAATCCATTACAACGTTTGTGTATTCTGCGATTGACGAATTGAATTGACGTGTCTTGTGGAAAATTTCCTAGCCATTTTAAGTAAAGGACACGTGAATCTAATTTC is a window encoding:
- the LOC106868221 gene encoding uncharacterized protein LOC106868221; the encoded protein is MTVQKWAAEFRRGNGSSEDDSRSGCSTTVITMENFDRVHHMVMDDRRLDINEITNAISIFRERVENIQYNELGMTKVSAQWAPYLLAPDQKHIKLIASRENLKQKDSALALLRDITFILCSFKVFRSFFS